A genomic window from Cutibacterium acnes includes:
- a CDS encoding membrane protein, with translation MLAWVILADQVDSRRHNDEVPHLLTALTSPGLLVSPTGYTVGTPQWVLPPERTSGDEVQALTTDPASLIHAVWTSGSGPWRIGVSHGEVDTPLPDSTRAARGPAYISAREAIDECRRRRAAIHVFADGTDGMRRFSQVAQVVVDLARRLRPAARDVAKFYDLSMSSDETARALGISTSAVSQRLTRARWEYLVGIRQLAVDLAQEAQWPSP, from the coding sequence ATGCTCGCCTGGGTCATTCTTGCCGACCAAGTCGACAGTCGACGCCACAACGACGAGGTCCCCCATCTCCTCACTGCCCTGACCTCCCCCGGGTTGCTGGTGAGCCCCACGGGTTACACGGTCGGCACCCCACAATGGGTCCTCCCCCCAGAGCGGACCTCTGGTGACGAAGTCCAGGCGCTCACCACCGACCCCGCCAGCCTCATCCACGCCGTGTGGACATCCGGTTCGGGACCATGGCGTATCGGAGTCTCCCATGGCGAGGTCGACACTCCGCTGCCCGATTCCACGCGCGCAGCACGAGGACCCGCTTATATATCGGCACGAGAAGCAATCGACGAGTGCCGACGACGTCGCGCAGCAATCCACGTCTTTGCCGACGGCACCGATGGAATGCGCCGGTTCTCCCAAGTGGCCCAGGTCGTCGTCGATCTCGCCCGACGGCTGCGCCCAGCCGCCCGCGATGTCGCCAAGTTCTACGATCTGTCTATGAGCAGCGACGAGACTGCACGGGCCCTCGGAATCAGCACCTCGGCCGTCAGTCAGCGACTTACCCGCGCTCGCTGGGAGTACCTCGTCGGGATTCGGCAACTCGCCGTCGACCTGGCTCAGGAGGCGCAATGGCCGTCACCATGA
- the gnpA gene encoding 1,3-beta-galactosyl-N-acetylhexosamine phosphorylase, with translation MSSSTSQTTSRAGRLTLPVEKGMDAQVAELLERLQADAVRNSDGTELPEIVNKLATKIYQTYFVGRGDQDWAQTHPRELTRIYLMSERTPALADGELSIDLMTNWFVDQVYPDTDCDVERWWQVIDRTTGDVIAPGAWHVDPADLSVTMDQAQAGHVYTVGFLAVQRWDPTQMYNYLTNGWADDPQRIKESPYDIRYPQTWQHVRHALDQWLADNPQVDVVRFTTFFYHFTLVYGSDGTERFVDWFGYSASVSVPAMEAFEKRFGYPLQAEDFIDEGWYNSPFRVPRKSFRDWVSFQHEFVTSRMAELVEQVHAAGREAMMFLGDNWIGTEPYGPHFAHTGIDAVVGSVGSGATCRMISDIPGVRYTEGRLLPYFFPHVFYPGGDPVTEANASWLAARRAIVRSPLDRIGYGGYLSLAVQHPEFVDRMEEIVNEFRAIHAAAAGQRPIATGPRVAIVNCWGALRSWQTHMVAHALHYRQAYSYLGVLESLSGLPLQVDFLSFDDIRNGVPEGVEVLINVGAAGTAFSGGSEWADERVTSAVRRFVAAGGGLVGVGDPTAHPARGAVYQLSDVLGVDRELGWGLSTHRPMHTSDHHFVTLDLSSRLDVGEGTPDVFCASATTTVLAAHHEQVDLAVNQFGCGRAVYLAGLPYSSQNARLLHRALAWAGHREDAFTTWTSSDVRAEVAVYPHSDRLLVINNSLDQVTTTVSTPTTVREVHMEAAGHLWFDLELHPLDIPG, from the coding sequence ATGTCTAGCAGCACGTCTCAGACCACCAGCCGGGCCGGGCGGTTGACCCTGCCCGTGGAGAAGGGCATGGATGCGCAGGTCGCAGAGCTGCTCGAGCGACTCCAAGCCGATGCTGTGCGCAACAGCGACGGCACCGAACTACCGGAGATCGTTAATAAGCTCGCCACGAAGATCTACCAAACCTACTTCGTAGGGCGCGGAGACCAGGACTGGGCCCAAACCCACCCCCGGGAGCTGACCCGGATCTACCTGATGAGCGAACGGACCCCAGCGCTAGCAGACGGTGAGCTATCGATCGACCTGATGACGAATTGGTTCGTTGACCAGGTGTATCCCGACACCGACTGCGATGTCGAGCGGTGGTGGCAGGTGATCGATCGCACCACCGGGGATGTCATCGCCCCCGGCGCATGGCATGTTGACCCAGCCGACTTGAGCGTGACGATGGACCAGGCCCAGGCCGGACACGTCTACACCGTCGGTTTCCTGGCTGTGCAGCGCTGGGACCCCACCCAGATGTATAACTATCTCACCAACGGTTGGGCCGACGATCCACAACGGATCAAAGAATCGCCCTACGACATCCGCTATCCCCAGACCTGGCAGCACGTACGCCACGCCTTGGACCAGTGGCTGGCCGATAACCCCCAGGTCGACGTAGTACGCTTCACGACCTTCTTCTACCACTTCACCCTCGTCTACGGCTCCGATGGAACCGAGCGCTTCGTCGACTGGTTCGGCTACTCCGCCTCCGTCTCGGTACCTGCAATGGAAGCTTTTGAGAAACGCTTCGGCTACCCATTGCAGGCCGAGGACTTCATCGACGAGGGCTGGTACAACTCGCCTTTCCGGGTACCCCGCAAGTCCTTCCGGGACTGGGTCTCTTTCCAACACGAGTTCGTGACATCCCGCATGGCCGAGCTGGTGGAACAGGTCCATGCCGCCGGCCGCGAGGCCATGATGTTCCTAGGCGACAACTGGATCGGCACTGAACCCTATGGGCCCCATTTCGCGCACACTGGAATAGACGCGGTAGTCGGATCCGTGGGCAGTGGGGCTACCTGCCGAATGATCTCCGACATCCCCGGCGTCCGCTACACGGAGGGACGCCTACTGCCATACTTCTTCCCCCACGTCTTCTATCCAGGTGGAGATCCGGTGACCGAGGCCAATGCCTCGTGGCTAGCTGCACGTCGCGCCATCGTGCGCTCTCCCCTGGACCGGATCGGCTACGGCGGATACCTGAGCCTGGCCGTCCAGCACCCCGAATTCGTAGACCGCATGGAAGAGATCGTCAACGAGTTCCGCGCTATCCATGCGGCTGCTGCCGGTCAGCGACCCATCGCTACCGGCCCCCGGGTTGCCATCGTGAACTGCTGGGGGGCGCTGCGCAGCTGGCAGACCCACATGGTCGCCCATGCCCTGCACTACCGACAGGCCTACTCGTACCTCGGCGTCCTTGAGTCGCTCAGTGGGCTGCCGCTACAGGTGGACTTTCTCAGCTTCGACGACATCCGCAACGGCGTGCCCGAGGGAGTTGAGGTGCTGATCAACGTCGGTGCCGCCGGCACTGCGTTCAGTGGTGGATCCGAATGGGCCGACGAGCGTGTCACCTCGGCAGTGCGCAGATTTGTCGCAGCCGGAGGCGGTCTGGTCGGCGTCGGTGACCCCACCGCCCACCCCGCCCGCGGAGCGGTCTACCAGCTCAGCGATGTCCTTGGTGTCGACCGCGAACTCGGGTGGGGCCTGAGCACGCACCGCCCCATGCACACCAGCGATCATCACTTCGTCACCCTCGATTTGTCGAGCCGCTTGGACGTGGGAGAAGGCACTCCCGACGTGTTCTGCGCCAGCGCCACCACCACTGTCCTGGCAGCTCACCACGAGCAAGTAGACCTCGCAGTCAACCAGTTCGGCTGCGGCCGTGCCGTTTACCTGGCCGGACTCCCATACTCGTCGCAGAATGCCCGGTTGCTGCACCGAGCCCTCGCCTGGGCCGGACACCGTGAGGACGCCTTCACCACGTGGACCAGCAGCGACGTGCGTGCAGAAGTCGCCGTCTATCCGCACAGTGACCGACTGCTGGTGATCAACAACTCTTTGGACCAGGTGACCACCACCGTGTCGACCCCTACGACGGTCCGCGAAGTGCACATGGAAGCCGCAGGGCACCTGTGGTTCGACCTCGAACTTCACCCCCTGGACATCCCAGGCTGA
- a CDS encoding ROK family transcriptional regulator, with amino-acid sequence MRTINLALLLGTLRSGPISRAELSRRTHLSKASITSLAAELAARGLVREGSPDRNGTVGRPGTMLTLEGARVCGVGLEINAEYLAVCVVDLCGTVLYDRAQPFDVASLPISDVLDEVAGIMRDTLEQLHSARRHVAQVMVSAPGVIKQPAGTVHLASNLGWRDVPLRSQLLQRLDADISLQVENDAKLAAVAEYRRYEDSDVRDLVYLSGDIGVGAGIIAAGQLMRGWSGFSGEVGHLHLDPRNLPCHCGRTGCWEARVGLPEFLAHTGDRLGAQPIDRLLTQIQDRATRGDQQVLNALDDLATSLAEGLSVVIDMLNPRVVVLGGYFSWFTDFLIPPIAADLTARRLDPGAGALLAGAQLGMVSSAHGAALTALDSVFVNPLSVPQC; translated from the coding sequence ATGAGGACGATTAATCTTGCCCTCCTGCTTGGAACCCTGCGATCAGGACCGATCTCCCGCGCGGAGTTATCCCGACGGACCCATCTATCCAAAGCCAGCATCACCAGCCTGGCCGCCGAGCTGGCGGCGAGGGGGCTCGTGCGCGAGGGAAGCCCGGACCGCAACGGCACGGTGGGGCGCCCCGGCACCATGCTTACGCTGGAAGGTGCGCGTGTGTGCGGTGTCGGGCTGGAGATCAACGCCGAGTACCTCGCCGTGTGCGTTGTAGACCTGTGCGGGACAGTGCTATACGACCGGGCTCAGCCATTCGACGTGGCTTCGCTACCCATCTCCGATGTCCTCGACGAAGTTGCCGGGATCATGCGGGATACCTTGGAACAACTCCATAGCGCACGACGGCACGTGGCCCAGGTCATGGTGTCCGCCCCGGGTGTGATCAAGCAACCCGCAGGTACCGTCCACCTGGCTTCGAACCTCGGTTGGCGCGACGTCCCTTTGCGTTCTCAGCTGCTCCAGCGACTGGACGCCGACATCAGCTTGCAGGTGGAGAACGATGCGAAACTCGCAGCGGTCGCCGAGTACCGCAGATATGAGGACTCCGACGTGCGGGACCTGGTCTACCTATCCGGGGACATCGGTGTCGGCGCTGGTATCATCGCGGCTGGCCAGCTGATGCGCGGCTGGTCGGGATTTTCTGGAGAAGTCGGGCACCTGCACCTCGACCCCCGCAACCTACCCTGCCACTGTGGCCGCACAGGCTGTTGGGAGGCGCGCGTCGGCCTACCCGAGTTCCTGGCGCATACCGGGGACCGACTGGGCGCCCAACCTATCGACCGGTTACTCACCCAAATTCAGGATCGTGCAACCCGTGGGGACCAGCAGGTCCTCAATGCCCTCGATGACCTGGCTACCAGCCTGGCCGAGGGCCTCAGCGTGGTCATCGACATGCTCAATCCCCGTGTGGTCGTCCTGGGCGGCTACTTCAGCTGGTTCACTGACTTCCTCATTCCGCCGATAGCGGCCGATCTGACCGCCCGCCGACTGGATCCAGGCGCGGGTGCGCTGCTCGCCGGTGCACAACTCGGCATGGTCTCTTCCGCTCATGGGGCTGCCCTGACGGCCCTGGACAGTGTATTCGTCAACCCTTTATCAGTTCCTCAATGTTGA
- a CDS encoding carbohydrate ABC transporter substrate-binding protein, producing the protein MVGLAASAATVPLAACSPGSRTTASTSGGAGKASGVIKVAAFENAYGAAIYKQVAEAFEKATGAKVELTVSKTIDQELTPQVAAGNFPDVVFMGVGGKTGFTDKFVQNKSLEPLNDILKITNKGETTTIGDKLLPGMVGNLTTNPYDDDRLMLAPTFMAPAGLVYNKTLFTKNGWTLPATWDEFFALGDEVKAKGVSLFTYPTAGYFDTFFFALLSSIGGDDYFKKVMSYEKNIWTGSEATQALNLVGKLLTQYTLPQTVGYANNQDYTKNQAALMADKALFCPDGSWVAGEMKDAPRSAGFAWGLTTVPAMKKEDRHLTSFIESVWIPSGAKNKASAKTFIAWLYSDKATGLFAKAGAAMPTKTGTKGLPAEVAPFYTVYDEPGLKSTIGGFKSAKAVPGIDMKTALLDSVDSVASGKLSVKDWQAKVNEASNKLGGY; encoded by the coding sequence ATGGTCGGCCTGGCTGCCTCCGCGGCTACTGTCCCCTTAGCCGCCTGCTCTCCGGGTTCGAGAACCACGGCGTCTACCTCGGGTGGTGCGGGGAAGGCCAGCGGGGTTATCAAGGTCGCCGCTTTCGAGAATGCTTACGGCGCAGCCATCTACAAGCAGGTCGCCGAAGCCTTCGAGAAGGCCACTGGTGCCAAAGTCGAGCTCACCGTCAGTAAGACCATCGATCAGGAGTTGACGCCGCAGGTGGCGGCAGGCAATTTCCCGGATGTCGTGTTTATGGGGGTGGGTGGCAAAACTGGTTTCACTGACAAATTTGTGCAGAACAAGTCGCTGGAACCACTCAATGACATTCTCAAGATCACTAACAAAGGCGAGACCACGACCATCGGCGACAAACTCCTGCCGGGTATGGTGGGCAACCTCACCACCAATCCTTATGATGACGACCGGCTGATGCTGGCGCCGACGTTCATGGCCCCGGCTGGACTGGTTTACAACAAGACCCTCTTCACAAAGAATGGTTGGACGTTACCGGCTACCTGGGACGAGTTCTTCGCTCTGGGTGACGAAGTTAAGGCGAAGGGCGTATCGCTGTTCACTTACCCGACGGCCGGATATTTTGACACCTTCTTCTTTGCGCTGCTGTCGAGCATCGGCGGTGATGACTACTTCAAGAAGGTGATGAGCTACGAGAAGAACATCTGGACAGGCAGTGAGGCCACCCAAGCGCTCAACCTCGTCGGCAAGCTCCTGACGCAGTACACCCTGCCGCAGACGGTCGGTTACGCGAACAACCAGGATTACACCAAGAACCAGGCGGCCCTCATGGCGGACAAGGCTCTCTTCTGCCCTGACGGTTCCTGGGTGGCGGGGGAGATGAAAGACGCTCCGCGCAGCGCCGGCTTCGCGTGGGGGCTCACGACAGTGCCGGCCATGAAGAAGGAAGACCGGCACCTCACCAGCTTCATCGAGAGCGTGTGGATCCCCAGTGGCGCGAAGAATAAGGCCTCGGCGAAAACCTTCATCGCCTGGCTCTACTCCGACAAGGCCACTGGCTTATTCGCCAAGGCTGGTGCAGCAATGCCTACCAAGACCGGAACAAAGGGCCTGCCGGCCGAAGTGGCACCCTTCTATACCGTCTACGATGAGCCAGGCCTCAAGTCGACTATCGGTGGATTCAAGTCCGCCAAGGCCGTACCCGGCATCGACATGAAAACCGCGCTGCTCGACTCGGTGGACTCCGTGGCTAGCGGAAAACTGTCGGTCAAGGACTGGCAGGCGAAGGTCAACGAGGCCAGCAACAAGCTGGGCGGTTACTGA
- a CDS encoding carbohydrate ABC transporter permease has translation MGGGGPFAALCILPALVLYVLFLVYPTLNVFHMSLFDWNGLGNAPSFIGLDNFAALIHDPAFVRAFENTLFILVVVTIVTICSSIFIAAVLTRETLVGAGWYRFVLYLPSVLSIVVVAAIFSAVFDQNNGLVNGLLQALGLGHGPVWLGDQNVVMYSVAIAMVWQSLGYYVVLYMAGMSSVPVEIYESASLDGAGRMTQLGSITIPLIWSNIRTTLTFFVLSSVNLAFVLVKALTDGGPNGSLEVLLNYMYKQAFTNSAYGYGMAIGVVTFLFSFLVAMLISHVTRREVLQY, from the coding sequence ATGGGTGGTGGTGGCCCCTTTGCTGCATTGTGCATTCTGCCGGCGCTGGTCCTTTATGTACTTTTCCTCGTCTATCCGACGCTCAACGTATTCCATATGTCGTTGTTCGACTGGAATGGGCTGGGAAATGCCCCTAGCTTCATCGGGCTAGACAACTTCGCCGCCCTCATCCACGATCCCGCTTTCGTCCGGGCGTTTGAGAACACATTGTTTATCCTCGTCGTAGTGACGATTGTGACCATTTGCAGTTCCATCTTTATCGCGGCGGTCCTCACTCGGGAGACCTTGGTGGGAGCTGGCTGGTACCGGTTTGTGCTTTACCTGCCGTCGGTGCTGTCCATCGTCGTCGTGGCAGCCATCTTCTCGGCAGTTTTCGATCAAAACAACGGACTGGTGAACGGCCTCCTGCAAGCGCTGGGACTGGGACACGGGCCAGTCTGGCTCGGCGATCAGAACGTGGTTATGTACTCCGTTGCCATCGCCATGGTCTGGCAATCGCTCGGCTACTATGTGGTGCTCTACATGGCCGGCATGTCGTCGGTGCCAGTCGAGATCTACGAATCGGCCTCGCTGGATGGTGCCGGGCGGATGACTCAGTTGGGATCGATCACCATTCCCCTAATTTGGAGCAACATCCGTACCACCCTCACCTTCTTCGTGCTGAGTTCGGTGAATCTCGCCTTCGTGCTGGTTAAGGCTCTGACTGATGGTGGGCCCAACGGTAGCTTGGAGGTGCTGCTCAATTACATGTATAAGCAGGCGTTCACTAACTCAGCTTATGGTTACGGTATGGCGATTGGCGTGGTGACCTTCCTGTTCTCGTTCCTCGTCGCGATGCTGATCAGCCACGTGACTCGCAGAGAAGTTCTTCAGTACTAA
- a CDS encoding carbohydrate ABC transporter permease — translation MSAVPTPSRADRRYRLAAHALLVIISILIIVPVAWVVMAAFKTKPEFFGSPWRLPDGLHWQNFVDAFVTAKMGIYFTDSLFVTVLGLVFSLSVAIPAAYAIARVPFRGRALVEGFLMAGLFINVNYIVVPIFLMLLGWDQALASWLPNGFFIDNLAVLALVYAAASLPFTVYLLVSFFRTIPAIYEEAAALDGSSRLRTMLSIMVPIARPAISTVILFNFLSFWNDFIISLTLIPGEHKTLQVGLLNLFQAQRAAADYGRLYAGMVIVMVPVLLLYATIQKRLVTGIGGGGLK, via the coding sequence ATGAGCGCCGTCCCGACCCCCTCGCGTGCCGACCGGCGCTACCGACTGGCCGCCCACGCCCTTCTAGTGATCATCAGCATTCTCATCATCGTCCCGGTGGCCTGGGTCGTCATGGCCGCCTTCAAGACGAAGCCCGAATTCTTCGGCAGTCCGTGGCGGCTGCCCGACGGACTGCACTGGCAGAACTTCGTCGACGCCTTCGTCACCGCCAAGATGGGCATCTACTTCACGGATTCACTATTCGTGACCGTGCTTGGTCTGGTCTTCTCACTGAGCGTCGCAATCCCTGCAGCCTATGCCATCGCTCGTGTCCCCTTCCGAGGACGGGCGCTGGTAGAGGGCTTCCTCATGGCCGGCCTGTTCATCAACGTCAACTACATCGTCGTCCCGATCTTCCTCATGTTGTTGGGCTGGGATCAGGCGCTGGCATCCTGGCTACCGAACGGTTTCTTCATCGACAACCTCGCGGTGCTGGCTCTGGTCTACGCTGCCGCCAGCCTGCCGTTCACTGTTTACCTGCTAGTCTCGTTTTTCCGCACCATCCCTGCGATCTACGAGGAGGCCGCAGCACTGGATGGGTCGAGCAGACTGCGCACAATGCTGTCGATCATGGTGCCGATAGCACGCCCAGCCATCTCCACGGTGATCCTGTTCAACTTCCTGAGCTTCTGGAACGACTTCATCATCTCTCTCACCCTCATCCCCGGAGAGCATAAGACCTTGCAAGTGGGTCTGCTGAACCTGTTCCAGGCTCAGCGGGCGGCCGCCGACTATGGTCGCCTCTACGCCGGCATGGTCATCGTGATGGTTCCAGTGCTTTTGCTCTATGCCACCATCCAAAAGCGGCTAGTCACTGGCATCGGTGGCGGCGGACTCAAGTGA
- a CDS encoding DUF6903 family protein, with protein MSQVFGWLAFALVLGACVVVMVAMRTTGWVQAGIMALALGVVIAVLGVYNRRYV; from the coding sequence ATGTCTCAAGTGTTCGGGTGGCTGGCGTTTGCGCTGGTACTGGGCGCATGCGTCGTCGTCATGGTGGCGATGCGCACTACGGGATGGGTCCAGGCAGGAATCATGGCTCTTGCCCTGGGCGTCGTCATCGCCGTGCTCGGTGTCTACAACCGCCGATACGTGTGA
- a CDS encoding LacI family DNA-binding transcriptional regulator gives MADVARRAAVSPQTVSRVVRGQTNVSEVTRLKVELAIDELGYRRTGIARALVTGHTMTLGVLTQGSVAYSRAAYVDAMTSAARRHGYYVAAASVTSTAPEAVCQSIEHLRQQGVDGIVVAVPVYDVDALAQAARGLPAVVFGGSSSEAVPDGFSDGTGHHAVCIDQERIGVLATEHLLGLGHDTVWHVAGPSTWADASGRQAGWAATLAKHGRPEPPVLIGDWSAESGWRLGTLLARMEEVTAIFAASDDMAFGILRALVDRGRRVPEDVSVVGADDVPLAAFAPVALTTVRQSFQDLGTAAIDLLVDMVERPDREHHGVLMEPELVLRSSTAPRHAG, from the coding sequence ATGGCCGACGTGGCCAGGAGGGCTGCCGTGTCGCCCCAAACGGTGTCGCGGGTGGTTCGAGGCCAAACGAACGTATCCGAGGTAACCCGACTCAAGGTGGAATTGGCGATCGACGAATTGGGCTACCGGCGCACTGGCATCGCTCGAGCGCTGGTGACCGGGCACACGATGACGCTAGGGGTCCTGACCCAGGGCTCGGTCGCTTACTCCCGTGCTGCCTACGTGGACGCTATGACGTCGGCCGCCCGCCGCCACGGATATTACGTGGCCGCAGCGTCGGTGACGTCGACTGCCCCCGAAGCGGTGTGTCAGAGCATCGAACACCTGCGTCAGCAGGGAGTCGACGGTATCGTCGTGGCGGTCCCGGTTTATGACGTCGATGCTCTCGCGCAAGCGGCAAGGGGGCTACCTGCTGTCGTATTTGGTGGCTCGTCGAGCGAGGCGGTGCCGGATGGCTTCTCGGACGGCACTGGGCACCACGCGGTGTGCATCGACCAGGAGCGGATAGGCGTACTGGCCACGGAGCACCTGCTAGGACTTGGGCACGACACCGTATGGCATGTTGCCGGACCCAGCACTTGGGCCGACGCGTCGGGCCGTCAGGCGGGCTGGGCGGCGACGCTGGCCAAACACGGGCGTCCCGAGCCGCCGGTGCTCATCGGTGACTGGAGTGCCGAGTCCGGCTGGAGGCTCGGGACCCTGCTGGCTCGGATGGAGGAGGTAACGGCTATCTTCGCGGCGAGCGACGACATGGCTTTCGGGATTCTGCGCGCTCTGGTTGACCGAGGCCGACGTGTACCCGAAGATGTGTCGGTGGTCGGCGCCGACGATGTGCCGCTGGCTGCCTTCGCTCCGGTTGCACTGACCACGGTGCGCCAGTCCTTCCAGGATCTCGGAACCGCCGCTATCGATCTGCTTGTCGACATGGTCGAACGACCCGACCGAGAGCACCACGGCGTGCTGATGGAGCCGGAACTGGTGCTGAGATCATCGACTGCGCCGCGTCATGCTGGCTGA
- a CDS encoding glycosyl hydrolase family 95 catalytic domain-containing protein, which produces MLAESWRLHYRSPAAKWEAHGLPIGNGRLGAVLRGEIARDVVQFNENSLWAGSNNYANGLCGVADDVFDTSMHGFGRYLDFGRVTISFADLDESTVSGYERALDLRHAVAYACFDAGGVRHQRSAFASREADVIVLRYSASAPFGCTVRLESAQGVPSRVAGDTSVVFDGVLGNGLRYCASLVLLECDGRSIAHGDRIVVEDATTLALVLDAGTDYALSAVAGWRGVNPRPVVDERICSATALGWERLHDAHVTKFSAVMDRCRLRWGRPVPELDAQPTDVRLRRYRDGAADVGLEQLAVVLGRYLLVSSSRAEGLPANLQGLWNDSNDPAWGSDYHTNINVQMNYWGAEVTGLSEEHIALLNFMEEVAVPSRSATRAMCGPDVPGWTARTSQSPLGGQWVATQYRGKRLVRPPRLRALGLYSR; this is translated from the coding sequence ATGCTGGCTGAGTCATGGCGTCTGCACTACCGCTCACCTGCAGCGAAGTGGGAGGCTCACGGGCTGCCGATCGGCAACGGCCGTCTCGGGGCCGTCCTACGGGGGGAAATCGCACGTGACGTGGTGCAGTTCAACGAGAACAGTTTGTGGGCGGGGTCCAACAACTACGCTAACGGCCTGTGCGGTGTCGCTGACGACGTTTTCGACACTTCGATGCACGGTTTCGGGCGTTACCTCGACTTCGGTCGAGTGACGATCAGCTTCGCCGATCTCGATGAGTCGACCGTTAGTGGCTACGAGCGCGCACTGGACCTGCGCCATGCCGTGGCATATGCCTGTTTCGATGCTGGTGGCGTGCGGCACCAGCGTTCGGCCTTCGCGAGTCGTGAGGCAGACGTCATCGTTTTGCGGTATTCGGCATCGGCACCTTTCGGGTGCACGGTGAGACTCGAATCGGCGCAGGGGGTGCCTTCGCGCGTAGCTGGCGACACATCCGTTGTCTTCGATGGCGTACTGGGCAACGGGCTGCGCTACTGCGCGAGCTTGGTCCTCCTGGAGTGCGATGGCCGGTCGATAGCCCATGGCGATCGAATCGTCGTCGAGGACGCGACGACATTGGCGCTCGTCCTTGACGCCGGTACCGACTACGCGTTGAGTGCCGTAGCCGGGTGGCGTGGCGTTAACCCACGGCCGGTCGTCGACGAACGAATCTGCTCGGCCACGGCCCTGGGATGGGAGCGGCTGCACGACGCTCATGTCACTAAGTTCTCAGCGGTGATGGACCGGTGTCGCCTGCGCTGGGGTCGTCCCGTCCCAGAACTCGACGCGCAGCCCACTGACGTACGGCTGCGACGCTATCGTGACGGGGCCGCCGACGTGGGCTTGGAGCAGCTCGCTGTCGTGCTGGGTCGCTACCTGCTCGTGTCCTCGTCGCGGGCGGAGGGGTTGCCGGCCAATCTGCAAGGCCTGTGGAATGACAGCAACGATCCTGCGTGGGGTAGTGACTACCACACGAACATCAATGTTCAGATGAACTACTGGGGCGCGGAGGTCACCGGCCTGAGCGAGGAGCACATTGCCTTGCTGAACTTCATGGAGGAGGTAGCTGTCCCTAGCCGTTCCGCTACCCGGGCGATGTGTGGCCCCGATGTCCCCGGCTGGACGGCGCGCACGTCCCAGAGCCCGCTGGGGGGGCAATGGGTGGCAACCCAATACCGTGGCAAGCGCCTGGTACGCCCACCACGTCTACGAGCACTGGGCCTTTACTCGCGATGA
- a CDS encoding glycosyl hydrolase family 95 catalytic domain-containing protein has protein sequence MASAWYAHHVYEHWAFTRDDEWLRTRGLPMLAEICRFWEHQLVERDDGMIVAPAGWSPEHGPREDGVAYDQQIVWDLFTNLLECSRALGVEDDLYYRVERLRDRLAPNQVGCWGQLQEWQDDRDDPTELHRHTSHLFAVYPGRQITTDTPELQAAALVSLKARCGEPPPVAGAPTVAPFRAEMVVGDSRRSWTWPWRAALFARLGDGYRAGEMVRGLLTYNMLPNLWTTHPPFQVDGNLGLVGAVAEMLLQSHDGRIRLLPALPPAWEAEGEAIGLRARGGYRVSMQWRDGQVIWFEIVADRGHAEDVIVVVNGREHRIRPDKR, from the coding sequence GTGGCAAGCGCCTGGTACGCCCACCACGTCTACGAGCACTGGGCCTTTACTCGCGATGACGAGTGGCTACGTACTCGGGGTCTGCCGATGCTAGCTGAGATCTGTCGTTTCTGGGAGCACCAGTTAGTGGAACGTGACGACGGGATGATCGTCGCGCCGGCAGGATGGTCGCCCGAACACGGCCCACGCGAGGACGGGGTAGCCTACGACCAGCAGATCGTATGGGATCTGTTCACCAACCTGCTGGAATGCTCGCGGGCCTTGGGCGTCGAGGACGACCTCTACTATCGGGTGGAGCGCCTGCGAGACCGGCTGGCGCCCAACCAGGTGGGCTGCTGGGGCCAACTGCAGGAGTGGCAGGACGACCGGGATGATCCCACCGAGCTGCATCGCCACACCTCGCATCTCTTCGCCGTCTATCCCGGGCGCCAGATAACCACAGACACACCCGAGCTGCAGGCGGCTGCGCTGGTGTCCCTGAAGGCGCGCTGTGGGGAACCTCCGCCGGTGGCGGGTGCACCTACCGTGGCACCATTTCGCGCTGAGATGGTAGTAGGCGACAGCCGACGCTCATGGACGTGGCCCTGGCGTGCCGCGCTCTTTGCCCGCCTCGGGGACGGATACCGGGCCGGTGAGATGGTACGCGGGTTGCTGACCTACAACATGCTGCCGAACCTGTGGACCACCCATCCGCCCTTTCAAGTGGACGGCAACCTAGGGCTGGTAGGGGCCGTCGCGGAGATGCTGTTGCAGAGCCACGACGGTCGGATTCGCTTGCTTCCCGCTCTGCCACCGGCATGGGAGGCGGAGGGCGAGGCGATCGGTCTGCGGGCTCGCGGCGGCTATCGCGTCTCAATGCAGTGGCGCGACGGCCAGGTTATCTGGTTCGAGATCGTGGCAGACCGCGGCCATGCCGAAGACGTCATCGTCGTGGTCAACGGGCGCGAACACCGGATCCGCCCTGATAAACGCTGA